One stretch of Vulpes lagopus strain Blue_001 chromosome 12, ASM1834538v1, whole genome shotgun sequence DNA includes these proteins:
- the TAX1BP3 gene encoding tax1-binding protein 3, producing the protein MSYIPGQPVTAVVQRVEIHKLRQGENLILGFSIGGGIDQDPSQNPFSEDKTDKGIYVTRVSEGGPAEIAGLQIGDKIMQVNGWDMTMVTHDQARKRLTKRSEEVVRLLVTRQSLQKAVQQSMLS; encoded by the exons CAAAGAGTTGAAATTCACAAGCTGCGTCAAGGTGAGAACTTAATACTGGGCTTCAGCATTGGAGGTGGAATTGACCAGGATCCCTCCCAGAATCCCTTCTCAGAAGATAAAACAGACAAG GGCATTTATGTCACACGAGTATCTGAAGGAGGCCCTGCTGAAATTGCTGGGCTGCAGATTGGAGACAAGATTATGCAG GTGAATGGCTGGGACATGACCATGGTCACACACGACCAAGCCCGGAAGCGGCTCACCAAGCGCTCGGAGGAGGTGGTGCGCCTGCTAGTGACCCGGCAGTCGCTGCAGAAGGCAGTGCAGCAGTCCATGCTGTCCTAG